A part of Pseudomonadota bacterium genomic DNA contains:
- a CDS encoding tetratricopeptide repeat protein produces MELRTEPFLVGEWTVLPLKGELRSGEKTKSIEPKLVEVLYLLATHANQVVANKTIILEVWGEHYVGESPVANAVSRLRRALGCSGANPTYIMTKPGEGYGLFAPVQWPAVRAGTNAVVSSDAPGLMENVADAKQIPLSEQTQVDDPEQYLAFVCYARQANTETAEWLVDRLRQASGVRFRAPKFFFDLEDEGLPRGKILEEVLKPAIRASRYFLLCLSRDALASPFIREELDEFLRHTHQDLDRVIIAQVGEPGDDIGELQQALLKDCDGTNLRAFVDLTGDPSTWRGRTLRRRQHAVDRVLVTMLNAGNAGQLRTRRRATRAMTFIAVAVVLLGLVGIALHMQPPRPVTIAAVPLLSPTGQSEQLGRDLSRAILEQLHQVADVNVISDRVSFPRMNTGEDILTLAKNIRSDYIVDGTIEHGDQRITVTVTLVNTTKRQEGRVVESGRFTVNPEAFHTLGSQIAEAIAQWLADGALEERRPAQSPTSPTPLNPGPPQVTSAQAVQPYYAGLEYLRRTNEESNLRRAISFFSQALEIEPRYAAALAGSCEAHLRLFIVSGHRPDYNNAEALCNRALTLEPGLAEAKISIGALYRENDKLEESVLQLEAVRKQAPDNQDVSIELADTYFELGREVEAERLLRDALEVNPGYWATYSALGDLMFKLERYPEALKYFQWVSQLMPDSAVVYGDLGATRFLLEDYPAAKDALDKSISIEPLNFVLINRGLIAYYDHEFGDAASFYRSAIDAGEDAYWAYGLLAEALQQMGAPPDEVREVLERAVALAEDFLKIDPSDSYVLADLALYHARLGDFDRAGQLIDEARDIAPDNQEVHQRQATIWAVRGELVRMCESLREAVRLGFPYSSVKRDPEFEAHLSDACVLPP; encoded by the coding sequence ATGGAACTGAGGACAGAGCCCTTCCTGGTGGGTGAGTGGACAGTGCTGCCGCTCAAAGGCGAGCTGCGCAGCGGCGAGAAGACCAAGAGCATAGAGCCAAAGCTCGTCGAGGTTCTCTACCTCCTGGCCACCCATGCGAACCAAGTGGTGGCGAACAAGACCATCATCCTCGAGGTGTGGGGAGAGCACTACGTCGGCGAATCTCCCGTAGCCAACGCCGTTTCTCGCCTTCGACGTGCCTTGGGTTGCTCGGGCGCCAATCCCACGTACATCATGACGAAACCAGGAGAGGGTTACGGACTCTTCGCCCCTGTCCAGTGGCCAGCGGTGCGCGCAGGCACAAACGCCGTTGTCTCTAGCGACGCGCCAGGCCTCATGGAGAACGTGGCCGACGCGAAGCAGATCCCGCTGAGCGAACAGACACAGGTCGATGACCCAGAGCAGTACCTCGCGTTCGTGTGCTACGCCCGGCAGGCCAATACGGAAACGGCCGAGTGGCTGGTAGACCGGCTCCGGCAAGCCAGTGGCGTGCGCTTTCGTGCGCCGAAGTTTTTCTTCGACTTGGAAGATGAGGGGCTGCCGAGAGGGAAAATCCTGGAGGAAGTGCTCAAGCCCGCCATTCGTGCAAGCCGCTACTTTTTACTGTGCCTGTCACGTGATGCGCTCGCGTCCCCGTTCATTCGCGAAGAGCTGGACGAATTTCTGAGGCACACCCACCAAGACCTAGATCGCGTGATCATCGCCCAGGTCGGTGAGCCCGGCGACGACATTGGCGAGCTGCAGCAAGCGCTGCTGAAAGACTGCGACGGCACCAACCTACGGGCCTTTGTCGATCTCACGGGAGACCCTAGCACCTGGCGGGGGCGCACCCTTCGCCGGCGCCAGCATGCGGTCGATCGCGTGTTGGTGACGATGCTAAACGCTGGAAACGCAGGGCAGCTTCGCACCCGCAGGCGAGCGACTCGGGCCATGACGTTCATCGCCGTCGCCGTCGTGCTACTAGGCCTCGTGGGGATCGCCCTGCACATGCAACCCCCACGCCCGGTGACCATCGCCGCCGTCCCGCTGCTTAGTCCCACGGGACAAAGCGAACAGCTCGGGCGTGACCTCTCGCGCGCCATACTGGAGCAGCTGCATCAGGTCGCCGACGTCAACGTGATCTCGGACCGTGTGTCGTTCCCACGAATGAACACCGGCGAGGACATACTGACGCTGGCAAAGAACATTCGGTCGGACTACATCGTCGACGGCACAATTGAGCACGGCGATCAACGGATTACGGTGACCGTCACCCTAGTCAATACCACCAAGCGCCAAGAGGGCCGCGTGGTCGAGTCAGGCAGGTTCACGGTGAATCCGGAAGCGTTTCACACGCTTGGTTCACAAATCGCTGAAGCGATCGCGCAATGGCTCGCCGATGGAGCACTGGAGGAGCGACGGCCTGCGCAATCGCCCACCAGCCCAACGCCACTTAACCCTGGTCCGCCGCAAGTCACGAGTGCACAAGCCGTACAACCCTACTATGCGGGCCTCGAATACCTGCGCCGAACTAACGAGGAGTCCAACCTGCGACGGGCGATATCCTTCTTCTCCCAAGCCCTAGAGATAGAGCCACGCTACGCCGCCGCCCTCGCCGGCTCGTGTGAGGCGCACCTACGGTTATTCATCGTCTCCGGGCACCGTCCCGACTACAACAACGCAGAGGCTCTGTGCAATCGCGCCCTCACGCTCGAGCCAGGCCTCGCCGAAGCGAAGATCTCGATCGGAGCCCTGTACCGAGAGAACGACAAGCTGGAAGAGAGCGTCCTTCAGCTCGAAGCCGTACGTAAACAGGCGCCGGACAACCAGGATGTCTCGATCGAGCTGGCAGACACGTATTTCGAACTCGGTCGCGAGGTCGAGGCGGAGCGCCTGCTGCGCGACGCGCTCGAGGTAAACCCGGGCTACTGGGCCACGTACTCGGCGCTTGGTGACCTCATGTTTAAGCTCGAGCGGTACCCCGAAGCGCTCAAATATTTTCAATGGGTGAGCCAGCTCATGCCCGACAGCGCCGTGGTGTACGGAGATCTAGGCGCCACCCGATTCCTGCTAGAGGATTACCCTGCGGCAAAGGATGCACTCGACAAATCGATCTCCATCGAGCCGCTGAACTTCGTGTTGATCAACCGCGGGCTCATCGCGTACTACGACCACGAGTTTGGCGACGCCGCCAGCTTCTACCGGAGCGCCATCGACGCCGGAGAGGATGCCTACTGGGCCTATGGTCTGCTCGCCGAGGCACTCCAGCAGATGGGGGCGCCCCCCGACGAAGTGCGGGAGGTGCTCGAGAGGGCCGTGGCGCTCGCCGAAGATTTCCTTAAGATCGATCCCTCGGATAGCTACGTACTCGCCGACCTAGCGCTTTATCACGCCCGCCTTGGAGACTTCGACCGCGCGGGGCAACTCATCGATGAGGCTCGCGACATCGCCCCCGACAATCAGGAAGTCCACCAGCGACAGGCGACGATCTGGGCCGTTCGGGGCGAGCTAGTCCGGATGTGTGAGAGCCTGCGCGAGGCAGTCCGCCTCGGCTTTCCCTACTCCTCAGTCAAGCGCGACCCGGAGTTTGAAGCGCATTTGAGCGACGCCTGCGTACTGCCACCGTAA
- a CDS encoding sigma-70 family RNA polymerase sigma factor, whose protein sequence is MKEAPISIDPQTDHATLVAAVAAGSRRAESEIYRRYNSSMQNSLRRYANNPMDGEDWLSASWVVALTKLRAGALRQPEALPGFLCGVARRVAAGELRRCWNHALRLPNEELETLALEDDTSSVAAARELVEISERLVEDMPVPRDRELLRRCYLQDEDRESVAADLDLEATAFSKTLHRARKRLWAKAETTNTAGSLRAYLVEGN, encoded by the coding sequence GTGAAAGAAGCTCCTATCTCGATCGACCCACAAACGGACCACGCCACCCTCGTCGCTGCGGTGGCAGCGGGATCGCGACGGGCCGAGTCCGAAATCTACCGACGCTACAACAGCTCCATGCAAAACTCGCTCAGGCGCTACGCCAACAACCCGATGGACGGAGAGGACTGGCTCAGTGCCAGCTGGGTCGTCGCCCTGACCAAGCTACGAGCCGGTGCCCTGCGCCAGCCCGAAGCACTGCCCGGGTTTCTATGCGGCGTAGCGCGCCGCGTCGCGGCAGGCGAGCTGCGCCGCTGCTGGAACCACGCCCTTCGTTTGCCTAACGAGGAGTTGGAGACCCTGGCGCTAGAAGACGACACGTCGAGCGTTGCAGCCGCTCGCGAGCTGGTCGAGATCTCCGAGCGTCTCGTCGAGGACATGCCCGTCCCTCGGGATCGCGAACTCCTGCGCCGTTGCTACCTCCAGGACGAAGATCGCGAGAGCGTCGCGGCGGATCTCGACCTGGAGGCAACGGCGTTCAGCAAGACCCTTCACCGCGCGCGCAAGCGCTTGTGGGCCAAGGCCGAAACCACCAACACGGCGGGCAGCCTGCGCGCCTACTTGGTCGAAGGGAATTGA